The Fuerstiella sp. genome has a segment encoding these proteins:
- the dxs gene encoding 1-deoxy-D-xylulose-5-phosphate synthase translates to MPFEILSEIESPVQLRSMDDARLNQLADEIREALITVVADRSAHFASNLGVVELCIALHQVFDFSKDRLIWDTGHQIYPHKLVTGRFSEMKTIRRRGGLMGYPNPAESLYDLFMTGHAGCSISCVLGLKAADDLISKDGRKSVAVIGDGALPSGIVFEAMNNAAGLNKDLLVILNDNKMGICPRVGGIASYLDKARVAPFYNGLKRDVSWILNKVPVVGESVEHVFGQFKDAMKTFFHGGMLFEELGFRYIGPVDGHDISSLRRYMNLVKDVKGPVLLHVLTEKGHGFEPACRDPVKFHTPAPFHRDGNNEIVSVQTPSTEAYTDVVSSAIHDAMAQDTRVCVLTAAMCAGNKLERLRSDFPDRFFDTGICEGHAVAFAAGMAKSGMKPIVDIYSTFLQRSFDQIFQEVALQNLPVVFCMDRAGLCGPDGPTHHGVFDQSYLRVFPNMVVMAPGDREDIAHMINFALKHDGPVSIRYPKAGTTTVQREVEEVELGKCEPIRWGRDGNILALGALLPEAVKAADQLQQDGLDVGVVNARFVKPIDSEMVLQAVETGFVLTLEENTVMGGFGSAVLEAASSAGISTERIHVAAIPDSFIEHGDRTDLLADLQLDSEGLRQRVLAMAGNLAVG, encoded by the coding sequence ATGCCATTTGAGATTCTCAGTGAGATCGAATCTCCCGTTCAACTGCGCTCCATGGATGACGCCCGGTTGAACCAGCTGGCTGATGAGATCCGGGAAGCGCTGATCACTGTTGTTGCAGACCGTTCTGCGCACTTTGCCAGTAATCTGGGCGTGGTGGAACTGTGCATTGCGCTGCACCAGGTTTTTGACTTTTCCAAAGATCGACTCATTTGGGATACCGGCCATCAGATTTATCCTCATAAACTGGTCACCGGACGATTCAGCGAGATGAAAACCATCCGTCGTCGTGGCGGTTTGATGGGGTATCCGAACCCGGCAGAAAGTCTTTATGACCTTTTCATGACCGGTCATGCAGGCTGCAGCATATCCTGCGTACTGGGACTTAAGGCCGCAGACGATCTGATTTCAAAGGACGGAAGAAAATCGGTTGCTGTGATTGGTGACGGTGCACTGCCATCCGGTATCGTGTTCGAAGCGATGAACAATGCAGCCGGTCTGAACAAAGACCTGCTGGTGATTCTCAACGACAACAAAATGGGTATCTGCCCTCGCGTCGGTGGCATTGCGAGTTATCTGGACAAGGCACGAGTTGCACCGTTTTACAACGGACTCAAACGTGACGTCTCCTGGATTTTAAACAAGGTTCCGGTTGTCGGTGAATCTGTTGAACACGTTTTCGGGCAGTTCAAAGACGCGATGAAAACTTTTTTTCATGGCGGTATGCTTTTTGAGGAACTGGGGTTTCGCTACATCGGTCCGGTTGACGGGCATGATATTTCATCTCTGCGGCGGTACATGAATCTGGTCAAAGACGTTAAGGGCCCTGTCCTTCTTCACGTCCTCACAGAAAAAGGCCATGGATTCGAGCCGGCCTGCAGGGATCCGGTGAAATTTCATACGCCGGCACCGTTTCACCGCGACGGAAACAATGAAATTGTTTCTGTGCAAACACCTTCCACAGAGGCATACACTGATGTTGTATCCTCTGCAATTCACGATGCGATGGCTCAGGACACTCGTGTTTGTGTGCTCACCGCAGCAATGTGTGCCGGAAACAAGCTGGAGAGGCTGAGAAGCGACTTTCCTGATCGATTCTTTGACACAGGGATCTGCGAAGGTCATGCCGTGGCATTTGCCGCAGGAATGGCGAAGTCAGGGATGAAACCGATTGTTGACATTTACAGCACGTTTCTTCAACGCAGTTTCGACCAGATCTTTCAGGAAGTGGCTTTGCAGAATCTTCCCGTGGTTTTCTGTATGGACCGAGCCGGACTGTGCGGACCGGACGGTCCCACGCACCATGGAGTATTTGACCAATCGTATCTGCGCGTTTTTCCGAATATGGTTGTCATGGCTCCCGGGGATCGGGAAGACATTGCTCACATGATCAACTTTGCCTTAAAGCACGACGGTCCGGTTTCAATTCGCTATCCAAAGGCAGGGACAACCACAGTACAGCGGGAAGTCGAAGAGGTCGAACTGGGAAAATGCGAGCCCATTCGGTGGGGCCGCGACGGAAATATTCTGGCTCTTGGTGCGCTGCTGCCCGAAGCCGTCAAGGCTGCCGATCAACTGCAGCAGGACGGTTTGGACGTTGGAGTCGTTAATGCGAGGTTTGTGAAACCGATCGATTCAGAAATGGTTCTTCAGGCTGTGGAAACCGGATTTGTGCTGACACTGGAAGAAAATACCGTGATGGGCGGGTTTGGAAGTGCAGTGCTGGAAGCAGCCAGTTCAGCGGGTATTTCAACCGAACGAATCCATGTCGCGGCAATTCCTGACAGCTTTATTGAACACGGAGACCGAACCGACCTGCTAGCAGATCTGCAGCTTGATTCTGAGGGCCTGCGACAGCGTGTGCTTGCGATGGCAGGAAATCTGGCTGTTGGTTAA
- a CDS encoding protein-L-isoaspartate(D-aspartate) O-methyltransferase → MNFTRQQNVIRPTIQNMNLHWKRTANRILMSGCIILLFGTDAVIAQRSADATGSARNRLVDEAIQSEGISNEAVLRAMRKVPRHEFVLPGMRSRAYRDEALAIGSGQTISPPFVVAYMTQSLNPQPTDKVLEVGTGSGYQAAVLAEIVDQVYSIEIVKSLARSAKSRLMRLGYDNVQVRAGDGYAGWPEHAPFDRIIVTCSPESVPEPLIEQLRDGGRMIVPIGERYQQTFHLFQKKDGKLEQEQLISTLFVPMTGESEERRRILPNSNQPVLTNGSFEHDVNADNNADGWHYQRRSTLVTDSAVQGKQFLRFFAERDGEVAQALQGIAVNGRRLGSIKISCWVQAENIKPGTKGQQAGIAVHFYDAARRELPLQPIARWRGNFTWRQVRRTVPIPLRAREMIVRIGLNGATGTLDLDDLRMSVLKRSQ, encoded by the coding sequence ATGAACTTCACTAGACAGCAGAATGTGATCCGGCCAACGATTCAAAACATGAATCTTCACTGGAAACGTACCGCCAACCGAATCCTGATGTCAGGCTGCATAATCCTGCTGTTTGGAACGGACGCGGTGATTGCTCAACGTTCGGCAGATGCGACCGGTTCCGCCAGAAACCGCCTGGTCGATGAAGCAATCCAAAGTGAAGGAATCTCCAATGAAGCAGTTCTGCGTGCTATGCGGAAGGTGCCTCGTCATGAATTTGTGCTGCCTGGCATGCGTAGCCGAGCCTATCGTGACGAAGCCCTTGCTATCGGTTCCGGCCAGACAATTTCACCACCGTTTGTCGTTGCATATATGACTCAGTCGCTGAATCCACAACCCACCGACAAGGTTCTGGAAGTTGGTACGGGAAGTGGATACCAGGCAGCTGTGCTGGCCGAAATTGTGGATCAGGTTTATTCCATCGAAATCGTGAAGAGTCTGGCGAGGTCCGCAAAAAGCCGTTTGATGCGACTGGGCTACGACAACGTTCAGGTTCGAGCGGGGGACGGATATGCCGGCTGGCCGGAACATGCACCGTTCGATCGAATTATCGTTACGTGCTCTCCTGAAAGTGTTCCGGAGCCGCTGATCGAACAGCTCAGAGACGGTGGCAGAATGATCGTACCAATCGGTGAGCGATATCAACAAACGTTCCATCTGTTTCAAAAGAAAGACGGCAAGCTTGAACAGGAACAGTTGATTTCAACATTGTTCGTCCCGATGACGGGGGAATCGGAAGAACGTCGGCGCATTCTTCCGAACTCAAACCAACCCGTTTTGACAAACGGAAGCTTTGAACATGACGTCAATGCTGACAACAATGCTGACGGTTGGCATTACCAGCGGCGTTCCACACTGGTCACCGACAGCGCTGTACAGGGAAAACAGTTTCTTCGGTTTTTTGCAGAACGCGATGGTGAAGTCGCACAGGCACTCCAGGGGATCGCGGTAAACGGCAGAAGACTGGGAAGTATTAAAATTTCGTGCTGGGTACAGGCCGAAAACATCAAACCGGGGACGAAGGGTCAACAGGCAGGAATCGCTGTTCATTTCTACGATGCGGCTCGCCGCGAACTTCCACTGCAGCCAATCGCCCGTTGGCGTGGAAATTTCACCTGGCGACAGGTCCGTCGAACAGTACCGATTCCTCTGCGTGCTCGGGAAATGATTGTTCGTATTGGACTCAACGGAGCAACAGGAACTCTGGATCTGGATGACCTGCGGATGTCGGTTCTGAAAAGGTCTCAGTAA
- the argJ gene encoding bifunctional glutamate N-acetyltransferase/amino-acid acetyltransferase ArgJ, giving the protein MDTTHELPKKFRASGSTCGIKDSGQPDLALFISDTPAAAAGVFTTNRVIGAPVDVSRSRVPAESIRAVVINSGNANACTGEDGRQAALTMTADVASALRCNPEQVLVCSTGIIGVPLPIGAITAGLPKAITGSQADRQSFRDAAVAMMTTDTFPKLASSDVVTATGKIRVSGAGKGAAMIAPNMATMLAVIMTDASLNSAQCDAILRYAVDRSFNCISVDGHMSTSDTVLLLANGASESPVKTGSDEAAVRVAVAEVCQQLATDIIRDAEGAGHFITVDVFGFDTRRTAFQVAKEVAESVLVKTAITGNDPNWGRITSAAGYAGVEFDSDYLSLTINGTPVYRFGSPVPFDVTALSQKMQQEEVHLLLELSGGPRSGNHSVRFWTSDLTQDYVRLNSDYTT; this is encoded by the coding sequence GTGGACACAACGCACGAACTTCCAAAGAAATTTCGGGCTTCAGGTTCAACTTGTGGCATCAAGGACAGCGGTCAGCCGGATTTGGCTCTGTTTATTAGTGACACCCCGGCGGCAGCTGCCGGGGTGTTCACAACCAATCGTGTTATTGGAGCTCCCGTCGACGTTTCAAGGAGCCGAGTGCCGGCCGAATCCATCCGGGCGGTCGTCATCAATTCCGGAAACGCTAATGCATGTACGGGTGAAGACGGCCGACAGGCGGCCCTGACCATGACCGCCGACGTCGCTTCAGCCTTAAGATGTAATCCGGAACAGGTACTTGTGTGTTCAACCGGGATTATCGGTGTGCCACTACCAATTGGTGCGATTACTGCCGGACTTCCGAAAGCGATCACCGGTTCACAGGCAGACAGACAAAGTTTCCGCGATGCTGCTGTCGCCATGATGACCACGGATACATTTCCCAAACTCGCTTCATCTGATGTAGTCACAGCCACTGGTAAAATTCGTGTCTCCGGCGCTGGTAAAGGAGCTGCAATGATCGCTCCCAATATGGCAACCATGCTGGCAGTGATCATGACGGACGCGTCGCTCAACTCGGCCCAGTGCGATGCGATCCTGCGATATGCAGTAGATCGATCATTCAACTGCATCAGCGTCGATGGCCACATGAGTACAAGTGACACCGTACTTCTGCTGGCAAACGGGGCTTCCGAATCACCTGTCAAGACAGGTTCGGATGAAGCGGCAGTTCGTGTCGCCGTGGCTGAAGTATGCCAGCAACTTGCGACAGACATCATTCGGGACGCCGAAGGAGCAGGGCACTTTATTACGGTTGATGTGTTCGGATTTGATACTCGCCGGACTGCGTTTCAGGTCGCTAAAGAAGTCGCAGAAAGCGTACTGGTTAAGACGGCCATTACCGGAAACGACCCAAACTGGGGACGCATCACTTCCGCAGCCGGTTACGCGGGGGTCGAATTCGACTCCGATTATCTGTCACTGACAATCAACGGAACACCGGTCTATCGTTTTGGCAGTCCTGTTCCCTTCGACGTCACGGCGCTGTCTCAAAAGATGCAGCAGGAAGAAGTGCATCTACTGCTGGAATTGTCAGGTGGTCCCCGATCCGGAAACCATTCCGTCCGATTCTGGACGTCCGATTTGACTCAGGACTACGTCCGACTGAATTCGGACTACACTACTTAA
- a CDS encoding glycosyltransferase, translating into MSSLTHLDRDRFEPHLYVVYRSGPLLSLIPGDVPVAAFEERDVRPPTKIPGAMHRRRVQDMKRYLQEIRSDVCYDRTFLMTLVSANAAQSLDIPNISTVVTNPATGFAPVAGRFQWLKRKSLRRLYRNSACVLAVSNGAARSAEQFYGLETHSVKTQYNGVDLDAVRSAATTPVDSTWWNEPPPHTKRLIRIVSAGRLNHEKGFHLLISAVAELQSKWADTHMRLAILGEGSHRKQLQNQIDQTGLTDNVRLTGFQDNASAWYQSADIFVLPSLVEGMPNVLLETMALGTPVISSRCPHGPEEILENGSHGLLCEPGSVSSLSSSIRDVILDPSATEKRAVSALSQIETVFAQDVAVRRLENILFRVVHRKRS; encoded by the coding sequence GTGAGCTCATTGACGCACCTGGACCGAGATCGTTTTGAACCGCATCTTTACGTTGTGTATCGATCGGGCCCGTTACTTTCACTGATTCCCGGTGACGTACCGGTCGCTGCATTTGAAGAACGTGACGTACGTCCACCGACAAAAATCCCGGGTGCAATGCATCGACGTCGTGTCCAGGACATGAAACGGTACCTTCAGGAGATCCGATCTGACGTCTGCTATGATCGCACGTTTCTGATGACTCTGGTCTCTGCTAACGCCGCTCAGTCACTAGACATTCCAAACATCTCGACAGTTGTGACAAACCCTGCGACTGGATTTGCACCTGTTGCCGGTCGGTTCCAGTGGCTCAAAAGAAAATCTCTGCGCCGACTGTATCGCAATTCAGCATGTGTCCTCGCAGTGTCAAATGGAGCAGCCCGGAGCGCTGAACAGTTTTATGGACTCGAAACACACAGTGTCAAAACTCAGTACAACGGCGTGGACCTGGACGCGGTTCGCTCTGCAGCCACCACACCGGTCGATTCCACATGGTGGAATGAACCACCACCGCATACAAAACGCCTCATCAGGATCGTATCTGCCGGACGATTGAATCATGAGAAGGGTTTTCACCTGTTGATCTCAGCTGTTGCAGAACTCCAGAGCAAGTGGGCCGATACTCATATGCGTCTCGCAATCCTTGGTGAAGGCAGCCACCGAAAACAGCTTCAGAATCAGATTGACCAAACCGGATTGACTGACAACGTGCGGTTGACGGGTTTTCAGGACAACGCTTCAGCTTGGTATCAGTCAGCTGACATCTTTGTGTTGCCGTCTCTGGTCGAAGGAATGCCAAATGTTCTGCTGGAGACAATGGCGCTGGGAACACCCGTGATTTCGAGTCGTTGTCCACACGGACCGGAAGAGATTCTGGAAAACGGCAGTCATGGACTACTGTGTGAACCAGGATCCGTCAGCAGTTTATCCAGTTCGATTCGTGATGTGATTCTGGACCCGTCGGCCACAGAAAAGCGTGCAGTGTCCGCCCTATCTCAAATAGAAACAGTATTCGCCCAGGATGTGGCGGTTCGTCGGTTGGAAAACATTCTGTTTCGCGTCGTGCACAGGAAGAGATCATGA
- the argC gene encoding N-acetyl-gamma-glutamyl-phosphate reductase, whose translation MTKVAILGATGYTALELLKILARHPQSDVVALTTRQKHNPPVTEVHPSLTGLFDLPCEDLSHAEVGKRADIVFCALPHTASMEAVPQLLDAGCRVIDLSADYRLDDPGVYEEWYGNVHTDPTRLRNTVYGLPELFQDQIPDADLVANPGCYTSTSILGLAPLLAEGFIEPHGIIIDAKSGVSGAGRKPKQGTLYAECNESVTAYGIGNHRHTPEIEQVLSVVSGGSVSVAFNPHLIPMDRGILCSMYPRLKSRVSADEILAACRDFYSEQPFVRVVEHIPATKHVAHTNYCDISIRMNRGQLVVFSATDNLIKGASGVAVQNLNLMLGLDQQTGLI comes from the coding sequence ATGACTAAAGTTGCTATTCTGGGAGCCACCGGTTACACGGCTCTGGAACTGCTCAAAATCCTGGCGCGTCACCCTCAGTCGGATGTGGTTGCTCTGACAACACGTCAAAAGCACAACCCGCCGGTCACTGAAGTGCATCCGTCACTCACCGGTCTGTTCGACCTGCCGTGTGAAGATCTTTCGCATGCAGAAGTCGGCAAAAGGGCCGACATTGTCTTTTGCGCCCTTCCACACACAGCCAGCATGGAGGCTGTCCCTCAGTTGCTGGATGCCGGGTGTCGCGTCATTGATCTCAGTGCTGACTACAGGCTGGATGATCCCGGTGTGTACGAAGAATGGTATGGCAATGTCCATACAGATCCGACGCGGCTAAGGAATACGGTTTATGGTCTGCCGGAATTGTTTCAGGATCAAATCCCCGACGCAGACCTGGTGGCAAATCCCGGGTGCTACACAAGTACGTCCATTCTGGGACTTGCACCACTGCTGGCAGAGGGATTCATCGAACCCCATGGCATCATTATTGATGCAAAGAGCGGCGTCAGCGGAGCAGGACGGAAGCCAAAACAGGGGACCTTGTATGCAGAGTGTAACGAGTCGGTAACGGCCTATGGCATCGGTAACCATCGACACACCCCGGAAATTGAACAGGTACTCAGCGTCGTATCCGGTGGCTCCGTCAGCGTTGCGTTTAATCCACATTTGATCCCGATGGATCGGGGAATCCTGTGTTCCATGTATCCTCGGCTCAAATCCAGGGTATCTGCGGATGAGATACTGGCAGCGTGCCGTGACTTCTATTCAGAGCAGCCGTTCGTCCGGGTGGTGGAACATATTCCGGCAACCAAACATGTAGCACATACAAATTACTGTGATATCAGCATCAGGATGAATCGCGGTCAACTGGTGGTCTTTTCGGCCACTGACAATCTGATCAAGGGAGCCAGCGGTGTCGCGGTTCAAAATTTGAACCTCATGCTGGGGCTGGATCAACAGACGGGATTGATCTAA
- the tyrS gene encoding tyrosine--tRNA ligase — protein MSTSFPSVEKQLRVIRRGIEKIVPEEELTQKLQRSFDTGIPLRVKYGIDPTGIDVHLGHTVPLRKIRQFQDLGHKAVIIIGNATAMVGDPSGRDEVRSKRLTEEEVEANAHDYLQQVSKVVDLDRAEVHRNGDWFGEMGLAEILQLCGRVTVAQLLTRDDFAKRYTDEKPIFLHECLYPVMQAWDSVEIKSDVELGGTEQLYSFMLARDLQSQEGLNQQIGMMSPILVGLDGVRRMGKSLGNYIGISEDPYEMIKKFMQLPDEVMKMYFELLTELPMEEVNTLLSGHPRDTKIHLAKIIISQYHSTAEADTAAQRWQQEIGAGGLPADIPTVDLPSIDLEDGALPAFLLLTKLGLQKSNGEARRLIAQGGAKLGEDKTVIKDPVEQIPLENGLLVWAGRKKFCRVNLV, from the coding sequence GTGTCCACTTCTTTTCCTTCTGTCGAAAAACAACTCCGAGTTATCCGCCGTGGCATTGAGAAAATTGTTCCGGAAGAGGAACTCACACAGAAGTTGCAGCGCAGTTTCGATACCGGCATACCTCTTCGCGTAAAGTATGGCATCGATCCGACCGGAATCGATGTCCATCTGGGGCACACTGTTCCTCTACGTAAGATTCGTCAGTTTCAGGATTTGGGCCACAAGGCAGTCATTATTATTGGCAATGCGACAGCTATGGTGGGCGATCCCAGCGGGCGTGACGAAGTTCGCAGCAAACGTCTGACAGAAGAAGAAGTTGAAGCCAATGCTCATGACTATCTGCAACAGGTCAGCAAAGTGGTGGATCTGGACCGAGCAGAAGTGCACCGCAACGGTGACTGGTTCGGCGAAATGGGCCTTGCCGAAATTCTGCAACTTTGTGGTCGAGTGACCGTCGCACAGCTGCTGACGCGAGATGACTTTGCTAAACGCTACACGGACGAAAAACCCATTTTCCTGCATGAGTGCCTGTACCCCGTTATGCAGGCGTGGGATTCCGTTGAGATTAAATCAGATGTTGAACTGGGCGGGACGGAGCAGCTTTACAGTTTCATGCTGGCTCGAGACCTGCAGTCTCAGGAAGGACTGAATCAACAGATCGGAATGATGTCACCGATTCTCGTCGGTCTGGATGGTGTGCGCCGTATGGGCAAGAGTCTCGGTAACTACATCGGTATAAGTGAAGATCCATATGAGATGATAAAGAAATTCATGCAGTTGCCTGACGAGGTCATGAAGATGTACTTCGAACTGCTGACAGAATTGCCAATGGAAGAAGTTAACACCCTGCTCAGCGGACACCCGCGTGATACCAAAATCCATCTGGCCAAAATCATCATCAGCCAGTATCACTCGACCGCTGAAGCTGATACGGCAGCTCAACGGTGGCAACAGGAAATCGGTGCCGGAGGACTGCCGGCCGACATTCCTACTGTCGATCTTCCCTCAATCGATCTTGAAGACGGTGCCCTGCCCGCTTTTCTGCTGCTGACAAAACTAGGACTGCAAAAGTCCAACGGTGAAGCTCGCAGGCTGATCGCTCAGGGAGGTGCCAAGCTGGGCGAAGACAAGACGGTGATCAAAGATCCTGTTGAACAGATCCCTCTCGAAAACGGCTTGCTCGTCTGGGCTGGCAGGAAAAAATTCTGTAGAGTCAACCTTGTGTGA
- a CDS encoding Gfo/Idh/MocA family oxidoreductase, with translation MAVGFALVGTGMISHFHAKAIAAMRGAKLVACFDHLPKYAHAFAEQHGCTAFDTLEEMLSDPDVDIVNICTPSGAHMEPAVAAANAGKHVAVEKPLEITLKRCDRIIKACENNGVRLCTILPSRFSPVNRELKSAIDEGRFGRLTLGDTYVKWWRTQEYYDSGGWRGTWQMDGGGAYMNQAIHQVDLLSWMMGDVVEVNGMTNTIAHKRIEVEDVGVATLRFANGAVGVIEATTAAWPGLQKKTEIHGTQGTVIVEQDNILYWKFEKKSRRDASIRRKYSADTGNSGGAADPSAISFKGHQDQLQDFVNAIRNGTDPVVDGVEGRRSVELILAIYKAAWSGKTVKLPLKSDPKPPTS, from the coding sequence ATGGCTGTCGGATTTGCCCTCGTCGGAACGGGCATGATTTCACACTTTCACGCAAAAGCGATCGCCGCCATGCGCGGTGCAAAACTTGTCGCATGTTTCGATCATCTGCCGAAGTATGCTCATGCCTTTGCCGAACAACACGGCTGTACGGCCTTTGATACGCTTGAGGAAATGCTGTCGGACCCGGATGTTGACATCGTCAATATCTGTACTCCCAGTGGTGCTCACATGGAACCGGCCGTCGCGGCCGCGAATGCCGGCAAACATGTGGCTGTGGAAAAGCCACTGGAAATTACACTGAAGCGTTGTGACAGGATCATCAAAGCGTGTGAAAATAACGGAGTGCGGCTGTGTACGATTCTGCCATCACGATTTAGTCCTGTGAACCGAGAACTGAAATCGGCAATTGACGAAGGCCGATTCGGCAGGCTGACACTTGGGGACACCTACGTGAAATGGTGGCGGACTCAGGAATACTACGACAGCGGAGGATGGCGAGGCACGTGGCAGATGGACGGCGGTGGAGCCTACATGAATCAGGCAATTCATCAGGTCGACCTACTCAGCTGGATGATGGGTGATGTTGTCGAGGTCAATGGAATGACTAACACAATTGCGCACAAGAGAATCGAAGTCGAAGACGTCGGGGTGGCGACTCTGCGTTTCGCCAATGGTGCAGTCGGAGTTATTGAAGCCACGACGGCTGCATGGCCTGGCTTGCAAAAAAAGACGGAGATCCATGGAACGCAGGGAACCGTCATCGTGGAACAGGACAATATCCTGTATTGGAAATTTGAAAAGAAGAGTCGACGCGATGCATCAATTCGGCGCAAGTACTCTGCGGACACTGGTAATTCCGGTGGAGCGGCCGACCCGTCCGCGATTTCGTTCAAGGGACACCAGGATCAACTGCAGGATTTTGTCAACGCCATTAGAAACGGAACCGACCCTGTGGTAGACGGAGTCGAAGGACGCCGAAGTGTGGAGCTCATTTTGGCAATCTACAAGGCAGCGTGGAGCGGCAAGACTGTGAAGCTGCCACTCAAGAGTGACCCGAAACCACCAACGAGTTAG
- the dnaA gene encoding chromosomal replication initiator protein DnaA, whose translation MTQPGDHGKNLLGRQHVGNKGIAAPGIRLTEEHSAPSESVLAEAVCLRVGDQNYRHWFKDRSLLESTGSQLVVRVANPFICSWIMKRFRQQLSKAAMDVLGPSAEFVVHVDASISDRSGKPKTSAQSADTSRTTQNQTSHITAGCQNVVSSPDSEQRHPDEPAKLNVRPPARRRFRSFHSLVSGPCNELSIMAARQISESPGERFNPLYIHGTTGVGKSHLLEAIYCQIRKSRPEFNVLFLTSESFTNYFTSALAGRSVPSFRQRFRSVDVLLVDNIEFLGNKKATQEEFLHTIDQLMDHGRQLVITGDRHPRLLTKHREELTTRFVGGLVCRIETPAACTRRKLIQSLAVPYREHLSSGALSYLASHGGRNARELQGALNCLVSHATLHGRHVTTSDARRLLGGLKDECHHLVRINDVERIVCEAFGVSVVDMRSKTRRKSVSCPRSIAMYVSRKLTRAAWREIGRYFGGRDHSTVVAAAKRVDVWISERTQVDLPNSCRGTTWGEVVQEIEERLMAIAS comes from the coding sequence ATGACGCAGCCCGGGGATCATGGAAAGAATCTTTTGGGCCGGCAACACGTCGGGAATAAAGGCATCGCTGCTCCGGGCATCCGTTTGACGGAGGAGCATTCAGCACCATCAGAGTCGGTTCTCGCTGAAGCAGTGTGTTTACGGGTTGGTGATCAGAATTATCGTCACTGGTTTAAAGACAGATCGCTTCTGGAATCGACAGGCAGTCAGCTGGTTGTGCGTGTTGCCAATCCGTTTATCTGCTCATGGATTATGAAACGATTTCGGCAGCAGCTGTCAAAAGCTGCGATGGACGTTTTGGGACCGTCTGCCGAATTCGTTGTCCATGTTGATGCCTCAATCAGCGATAGATCAGGTAAGCCGAAGACGTCGGCACAATCCGCTGACACCTCACGGACGACTCAAAATCAAACGAGTCACATCACAGCAGGATGTCAAAACGTAGTATCGTCACCGGATTCTGAACAACGGCACCCGGACGAACCCGCAAAGCTCAACGTACGCCCTCCGGCACGTCGACGTTTTCGGTCTTTCCACTCGCTTGTTTCCGGACCCTGTAACGAACTTTCGATTATGGCGGCACGGCAGATCAGTGAGTCGCCAGGTGAACGATTCAATCCTCTGTATATCCACGGCACGACCGGCGTTGGTAAATCGCATCTGTTGGAGGCGATTTACTGTCAGATCCGCAAATCACGTCCGGAATTCAATGTGTTGTTTTTGACAAGCGAGTCATTTACCAACTATTTCACCAGTGCACTGGCTGGCCGGTCTGTTCCGTCATTTCGACAACGGTTTCGAAGTGTTGATGTCTTGCTGGTCGACAACATCGAGTTTTTGGGAAATAAGAAAGCTACGCAGGAGGAGTTCCTGCATACGATTGATCAGCTGATGGACCACGGCCGTCAGCTTGTGATCACCGGTGACCGACACCCCCGTTTACTGACTAAACATCGCGAAGAGTTGACCACGCGATTCGTTGGTGGATTGGTCTGCAGAATTGAGACACCGGCGGCGTGCACTCGCCGAAAACTGATTCAATCATTGGCGGTTCCGTACCGTGAGCATTTGAGTTCAGGCGCACTGAGTTACCTGGCTTCTCATGGTGGTCGTAATGCACGTGAACTGCAGGGGGCATTGAATTGTCTGGTGAGTCATGCGACTTTGCATGGCAGGCATGTGACGACGAGCGACGCTCGCAGACTGCTGGGCGGACTCAAAGATGAGTGTCACCATCTGGTGCGGATCAATGATGTCGAACGCATTGTGTGCGAGGCATTCGGTGTTTCAGTTGTGGATATGCGGTCCAAAACCCGCCGTAAGTCCGTTAGTTGCCCTCGTTCAATTGCTATGTACGTTTCCCGTAAACTGACCAGGGCCGCCTGGCGCGAGATCGGTCGTTATTTCGGTGGTCGCGATCACAGTACTGTTGTGGCTGCGGCGAAGCGGGTTGATGTTTGGATCAGCGAACGAACCCAGGTTGATTTGCCGAATTCATGCCGTGGTACAACGTGGGGTGAAGTCGTCCAGGAAATTGAAGAACGTCTGATGGCGATTGCTTCGTGA